One genomic segment of Salarias fasciatus chromosome 8, fSalaFa1.1, whole genome shotgun sequence includes these proteins:
- the LOC115393803 gene encoding E3 ubiquitin-protein ligase TRIM39, translated as MSSKTDGKTTNDERIGKHQQHLRRQRDAVAYRMKKLAAKQVEITKKTNDVKEKLQKKYEDMRRVLDEDLRIALTQLDAERRAMEKLVEDKMEDCYQLTQDLDQELSNLTAEVNSDRRERHVQNPGMKKRISETLRLTDPDLIHMDDFKNEQLLSLAVNLLVFIRSQVPVAKKLLQSYAADVVLDPDTAHPKLVISPEGDSASYTDTWQDVPETPSRFDNTLNVLSRRSLSEGRHYWEVEVGGKTYWELGLTYPGIPRKGGEGEEACWLGRGPESWCVEYFNGDYNAWHGGVQHELPLVAERKFSRIGVFCSFPGGLVCFLGADTMTPIHCFCAGTFAGAVHQALCPGHDNDGTNWTPLRICDASRSAPVL; from the exons GCGGAGGCAGCGAGACGCCGTGGCCTACAGGATGAAGAAACTGGCAGCCAAGCAGGTGGAGATAACA AAAAAGACCAACGACGTGAAGGAGAAACTGCAGAAGAAGTACGAGGACATGAGGCGGGTGCTGGATGAGGACCTCCGCATCGCGCTGACCCAGCTGGACGCCGAGCGCCGGGCCATGGAGAAGCTGGTGGAGGACAAGATGGAGGACTGCTACCAGCTGACtcaggatctggaccaggagctcAGCAACCTCACTGCGGAGGTGAATTCAGACAGACGGGAGCGTCACGTACAAAATCCAGGGATGA AAAAAAG GATTTCCGAGACGCTGAGGCTGACCGACCCGGATCTGATCCACATGGACGATTTCAAGAACGAGCAGCTGCTGAGCCTGGCCGTCAACCTGCTGGTGTTCATCAGGTCTCAGGTCCCCGTCGCCAAGAAGCTGCTCCAGAGCT ATGCTGCAGATGTTGTCCTGGATCCCGACACCGCCCACCCGAAGCTGGTCATCTCCCCCGAAGGGGACTCGGCCTCCTACACGGACACCTGGCAGGACGTCCCGGAGACGCCGTCCCGCTTCGACAACACCCTGAACGTCCTGAGCCGGCGGTCCCTGAGCGAGGGACGCCactactgggaggtggaggtgggcgggAAGACCTACTGGGAGCTGGGGCTCACCTACCCCGGCATCCCCCGCAAGGGCGGCGAGGGCGAGGAGGCCTGCTGGCTGGGCCGGGGCCCGGAGTCCTGGTGCGTGGAGTACTTCAACGGGGACTACAACGCCTGGCACGGCGGCGTCCAGCACGAGCTGCCGCTGGTGGCGGAGAGGAAGTTCAGCCGGATCGGGGTGTTCTGCAGCTTCCCCGGCGGCCTGGTGTGCTTCCTGGGGGCCGACACCATGACCCCCATCCACTGCTTCTGCGCCGGGACCTTCGCCGGCGCCGTCCACCAGGCCCTGTGTCCCGGACACGACAACGACGGCACCAACTGGACGCCGCTGCGAATCTGCGACGCGTCCAGATCGGCTCCCGTCCTCtga